The following are from one region of the Juglans regia cultivar Chandler chromosome 10, Walnut 2.0, whole genome shotgun sequence genome:
- the LOC109019201 gene encoding formimidoyltransferase-cyclodeaminase-like isoform X2 — protein sequence MSKLMLACCKVYISESRNRVALETIERAAKLFPEAAIINKFEDETYNRVGYTLASKLHPKPSYEPCPLRTAVLAMVKAAFETIDLELHCGSHPRLGVVDHICFHPLAYASLDQTAGVAKSLAADIGCRMQVPTFLYGAAHEEGRTLDSIRRELGYFKPNSSGTQWAGGPRSESLLLKPDGGPAHMSGEQGVVVIGATPWVDNYNVPVFSADITALRRIAKRVSERGGGLPSVQAMALAHGEDVTEVACNLLEPSKVGGDKVQQEVERLAREEGMVVGKGYFTDLSQEEIVEAFLKLGPCIDSALLEYSALHS from the exons ATGTCAAAGCTGATGCTTGCTTGCTGCAAGGTATACATATCTGAAAGCCGGAACAGGGTTGCGTTGGAGACAATTGAACGAGCAGCCAAGCTATTCCCGGAAGCTGCCATTATCAATAAGTTTGAAGATGAGACTTACAATAGAGTTGGTTACACCCTTGCCTCCAAGTTGCATCCAAAGCCATCTTACGAACCATGTCCTTTGAGAACCGCTGTGCTTGCCATGGTTAAGGCAGCATTTGAGACAATTGACCTTGAGTTGCATTGTGGAAGTCATCCTCGACTTGGAGTTGTGGATCACATATGCTTTCACCCCCTGGCATATGCTTCATTGGACCAAACGGCTGGGGTTGCAAAGTCTTTGGCTGCAGATATTGGCTGTAGGATGCAAG tccccacttttCTATATGGTGCTGCCCATGAGGAGGGGAGAACGCTTGATTCAATCAGAAGAGAGCTGGGTTATTTCAAGCCGAACTCCAGTGGAACTCAATGGGCTGGGGGGCCGAGGTCAGAGTCCCTGTTGCTAAAGCCAGATGGGGGCCCAGCTCACATGAGTGGAGAACAAGGTGTAGTGGTAATTGGAGCAACCCCGTGGGTTGATAACTACAATGTCCCTGTCTTCTCTGCCGACATTACTGCTCTTCGAAGAATTGCAAAACGGGTAAGTGAAAGAGGAGGTGGACTTCCTTCAGTACAAGCCATGGCACTAGCACATGGTGAAGACGTCACTGAGGTAGCTTGCAATTTGTTGGAACCAAGTAAAGTTGGAGGAGATAAGGTTCAGCAAGAAGTCGAGAGGCTTGCAAGGGAAGAGGGCATGGTTGTGGGGAAGGGTTACTTCACTGATCTATCACAGGAAGAAATAGTTGAAGCTTTCTTAAAGTTGGGTCCTTGCAT TGACTCAGCATTACTGGAATATTCTGCACTGCATTCCTAA
- the LOC109019201 gene encoding formimidoyltransferase-cyclodeaminase-like isoform X1 codes for MSKLMLACCKVYISESRNRVALETIERAAKLFPEAAIINKFEDETYNRVGYTLASKLHPKPSYEPCPLRTAVLAMVKAAFETIDLELHCGSHPRLGVVDHICFHPLAYASLDQTAGVAKSLAADIGCRMQVPTFLYGAAHEEGRTLDSIRRELGYFKPNSSGTQWAGGPRSESLLLKPDGGPAHMSGEQGVVVIGATPWVDNYNVPVFSADITALRRIAKRVSERGGGLPSVQAMALAHGEDVTEVACNLLEPSKVGGDKVQQEVERLAREEGMVVGKGYFTDLSQEEIVEAFLKLGPCMSK; via the exons ATGTCAAAGCTGATGCTTGCTTGCTGCAAGGTATACATATCTGAAAGCCGGAACAGGGTTGCGTTGGAGACAATTGAACGAGCAGCCAAGCTATTCCCGGAAGCTGCCATTATCAATAAGTTTGAAGATGAGACTTACAATAGAGTTGGTTACACCCTTGCCTCCAAGTTGCATCCAAAGCCATCTTACGAACCATGTCCTTTGAGAACCGCTGTGCTTGCCATGGTTAAGGCAGCATTTGAGACAATTGACCTTGAGTTGCATTGTGGAAGTCATCCTCGACTTGGAGTTGTGGATCACATATGCTTTCACCCCCTGGCATATGCTTCATTGGACCAAACGGCTGGGGTTGCAAAGTCTTTGGCTGCAGATATTGGCTGTAGGATGCAAG tccccacttttCTATATGGTGCTGCCCATGAGGAGGGGAGAACGCTTGATTCAATCAGAAGAGAGCTGGGTTATTTCAAGCCGAACTCCAGTGGAACTCAATGGGCTGGGGGGCCGAGGTCAGAGTCCCTGTTGCTAAAGCCAGATGGGGGCCCAGCTCACATGAGTGGAGAACAAGGTGTAGTGGTAATTGGAGCAACCCCGTGGGTTGATAACTACAATGTCCCTGTCTTCTCTGCCGACATTACTGCTCTTCGAAGAATTGCAAAACGGGTAAGTGAAAGAGGAGGTGGACTTCCTTCAGTACAAGCCATGGCACTAGCACATGGTGAAGACGTCACTGAGGTAGCTTGCAATTTGTTGGAACCAAGTAAAGTTGGAGGAGATAAGGTTCAGCAAGAAGTCGAGAGGCTTGCAAGGGAAGAGGGCATGGTTGTGGGGAAGGGTTACTTCACTGATCTATCACAGGAAGAAATAGTTGAAGCTTTCTTAAAGTTGGGTCCTTGCAT GAGCAAATAG